The proteins below are encoded in one region of Methanobrevibacter olleyae:
- a CDS encoding flavodoxin family protein, which produces MDFYIVNGSPRKKYNTAQILEKASGGIFDELRKNYDEEDINIHQIHLYDLDFKGCKSCFHCKRIGGKYYAKCPIKDDLLELLPKIQNADGIIFGSPIYFGELSGELRSFFERFLFSALVYGGESNAPKRMPIGMIYSMNLTEEGCEQFYANKFDVLENTIEILYSKPYSLKVYDTFQFSDYSKYENYAFDPELKAKRRKEHFPIDLEDAYNLGVKIAQESLKI; this is translated from the coding sequence ATGGATTTTTATATTGTAAATGGCAGTCCTAGAAAGAAGTATAATACTGCTCAGATATTAGAAAAAGCAAGTGGAGGCATTTTTGATGAATTAAGAAAGAATTATGATGAAGAAGATATAAATATTCATCAAATTCATCTTTATGATTTAGATTTTAAAGGCTGTAAATCTTGTTTTCATTGTAAAAGAATTGGCGGGAAATATTATGCAAAATGCCCAATTAAAGATGATTTATTAGAATTATTGCCTAAAATTCAAAATGCTGACGGTATTATATTTGGTAGTCCAATATACTTTGGCGAACTAAGTGGAGAGCTTAGATCATTTTTTGAGAGATTTTTATTTTCTGCACTTGTTTATGGTGGAGAATCTAACGCTCCAAAAAGAATGCCTATTGGAATGATCTATAGTATGAACCTTACAGAAGAGGGATGTGAGCAATTTTATGCTAATAAATTTGATGTTTTAGAAAATACTATTGAAATATTATATTCAAAACCATACTCTTTAAAAGTTTATGACACTTTCCAATTTTCAGATTACTCTAAATATGAAAATTATGCATTTGACCCTGAATTAAAAGCTAAAAGAAGGAAAGAACATTTCCCAATAGACTTAGAAGATGCTTATAATTTAGGTGTAAAAATAGCTCAAGAAAGTT